Within Acidimicrobiales bacterium, the genomic segment CGGCAAGGGTCACCTTGTCGGTCCGTCCGTTTCTCGTGACCGCGAGGATGGAGGTCGCGTCTGGGTCCATGATGTCCGACTGCAGCGAGACGACCGCGCCGTCCGGTTCGCGAAGGAGGGCTGTCGGGGCATGGGTCCGACCCGGCCCGCCTTCGAGGTCGACCTGCTCACCGGAGGCAGGGCGTATCGCCGTCGGGACGGTAGAGATCTTGCTGCCACCGTCTCGGACGAGCAGGTAGTTGCCGTCCTCCCCTGGCAGCAGGGCGACGCTGGTGCGCACCCCGGAGGTCGTGAGGATTCCGAACGTCGCCGTCAGCGGGTCCGCAAGCGAGCTGCGGCGAGCAGGCAATTCGACCAGCTTCCACGACGAGCCATCCCATGCGTAGTAGCCGGACCTGTCGCCGACCAGGGGAGTCGGGCAGGCGACGCACACGAGGCGCGTTGAGGCCCTCCGATGAGACGACCACTGCGCGATCTGTTCGTTGTCCTTGTCGACGAAGGAGAAGGTCACCGAGCCGTCGGGGGTCTCGTGGACTAGCACTGCAGTGCTAGAGCCCGCGGCGAGCAGGGCTGGGGGCGCGTCGCCGTTGGAGGGCCCTGAGCGGTGAATCGACTCGATTGGTTCACGCTGAACCTCGTCGGGCGCTGTGACCACGAGTGTCGCTGCGACCGCGAGACAGCTCGACAGGACGGCGCCGGCCGACCTCCCGTGTCGGCTCGGCTTCCTCATCTCTGGTGACCGACGTGCGTGAGGGTGCAGCTGTGACGATACCACTGTTCTTTCCAGACGTCATCGGAGCCACCGCCCCCACCCGAGAGGAGGTGTGGCGACTTTCTTGTCGAAGCAACCTTACTAGTTGGCGCATGTGGTAAACCCTGGCGGAGCGAAACAGAGTCGCTGCGCGGGCGGGCCTCTCGCCTTTCTCAGAGAAATGCGTCCCTCGCCGATGGTAGGCATTGCCCCTGCGACCGGTTTGGAAGGCGAGTGACGGATATCGGGAGCGAGTGAGGGCGTGCGACTCGAGGATCTGACACCCGGCGCGGTGGTGGAGGGCCTCGACGGCTCGGGCCCTGTCACCGTGGTGGCAGTGACCTGGCACGGCACCAGCGCCGCCAGTGTCACCTACCGCCTCGCCGACGGCAGGACGGCTGGCGGATGCTGTTCTACGACAAAGAACTTGGAAAGCCTGGAATTACAAAAGAAGGCCGTCTTGGGGGAAATATGCACCCGAATGTTCTAAGCTTGACTCGCAAAGGGTACGAACGTCCAAGATTCCCTCAAGTGGGCGAAGTCTCTTAGCACGAAAAACGAGAGGCTTTGATGATTCCAGGAGATAATTAACATGCTAAATGACCCGGGCAGACATTCTGCCTTCGAGGATGCCCGTGGATACGCAGTCCAGCGCGTCGTCATAGCGGCACAGGGCTCAGTGTATGAAGAATCGTTCAACGCGTCAGAAGCCATGGGCTTTGTGATCAGTGATGGGGCGGTAGATCCTGACTTAGTTCGCAGTCACTTGCTAGAAGTCCTACTTCCGGCGGACTTTATCATTGAGGATCGTCGACAAGAGCACAAGTGGGGCGCCTCAGGTCCACTCTCCCTGGACTTTTTCATCGGGATTGCATCGTCGTTTACTGCTGCCACAGTATACGAGACGCTGAAGTACCTGTTGAAACGCGCTGTACGTTCCAAGGACTCGGGCGGACATATCCAGATAAATGCAGACTCTGCGTGGATGGTATTCACCCGATTCGTCGAACTCGCATTGGATGCAAAGCCGCGACGAGCGATCCAGCTTGAGCGGCGTGAAGGTCACTGGTTCATTCTTGCCGATACATCGCGGGGAGAAGTCGAGGGTGTTATCGACGCGGGCGGCGAGATATGCGCAGCTCGGCTCCGAAGCGAGGGCGAGGGAACAATCAATTGGCCGCCAACCCTCACAAGTTGACCTACGCCATTGGCATGCTCGTCACAGGGCCAGGTCCAACGGGTGAGTGTTGGTTCGCACGTGCTTAACGCCGTTGTCATCAAGTTAGTTTTCTCAATATTGACAAGACGCGGTCGGTCATGTGGGTGGCGCAAGGGGTGGCCACTGTTGCAGCTTTCGCCGCCGGCCTATCTCACCCGTTCTCAAGCTTGTTTCTTATTGCACGGGTAGCCGTGGGCTGAAGAAAATGGTTAGCCGCTCAAGTTTGGGGGCCGAGTGGATCTAATCAACGGCCAAGTTCTGACTAGAAGTCCTGAGCAGCCACAGAGACGACGAGTTTGCACATCATCTTGATTGCCATTGGACGATTTGTCCCAACTGCCGTCTCTACGGAGCTCCTAGCACCCTGAGTATATCCACCTCGTATGTTGTGAGGCACAGCGTCAAACAGAGATTTGTTCCGTTTTGCTGCGATAAGCCGTCGGGCTCACGGCTCCGCTCGCTGGGAGGCAGGGTCGGCAACAGGTAATTGATCGAGGGGAGTAGCACCTATTGAATCCAGGCGTGTTAGAAGTCTCACTCCGGTTCTCTGCGTGTCCTGGTCACGGTCGCTGCAGTCGCTATGCCCAAAGCAGTTTCCGTGGTCGCTCCTGGTCAAAGTGGATGGCTTCGTTCCACGCCCGGGCCTCGACGTCATGGATCGGAGAGCTGGTGGTCCGCGCCTTCGCTGGCCCGCCGCGGCCGTTTGGCGGCAACGCCGTACTTCCGATGAACCCTTTACCTCCGCTCGGGTCGAGTGAACTTCGGGAATCGGGTCGTCGGCTGTACGGCGACTGCCGATGAGTATTTCCTGCCTCTGCCGGCCTGCGGCGGTTACTCCGTCTGAGGTTCTGACGGGGCGGAACAGCAGGGACACGGAAGCCGGAAGCCCAGTGAGAAGGTGTACGTCCCTTGTCGCGTCAAGTGTCGCGTCAGGGGTCTGCCGGGGTGACGAGCATGCTGGAGGACCGGGACGCCGGAGGCGGCGATGTAGCCTCCCTGCGGTGAGTCCGGCAGACTGGTTACGGCCGGCGGTTAGGCGCTTGTCGAGCCTGTCGGGAGTAGTCGTCGCAGCAGCCGGAATCGGCTTCCTGGCGCTGCGGCTCTCGGCCGAATGGGACCGCACCAGCCGACTCCTCGCGGAAGCCTCGTGGGGATGGCTGGCTCCAGCGCTGGCGACCGCTCTCTCCGCCATGACCCTCATAGGCGTCGGCTGGTGGCGCAGCATCACCGCACTCGGCGCCCGGACGCCGCTTTCTCGTAGTCTGCGCTGGTTCTTCCCCGGCCAGCTCGGCAAGTACGTCCCCGGTGGAATCTGGCCGGTTGTGGGGATGGCCGAGCTCGCCACCCGCGGTGGAGTGCCCCGGGCCGCCGCCTATGCGGGGACCGGAATGTCGATGGCGCTCCTCTACTGCGCGGCAGGGCTCGTGGTCGCCGTAGCAGCTCCGTTCGCCGTCGCCTCAGGCGGGTCCACCGACCTGTACCTCGCCGCGGCCCTAGTCCCGGGAGTCTTGGCCGTGATGCACCCCGCCGTGCTGCTCCGCCTCGTCGCGCTGGCGGAGAAGGTGATCGGCAAGGGAGTCGACGTGAAGGTGCCGCCGTGGCGGACCGTGATCCGGATCGTCCTAGTCCACGTCCCCGTATGGCCGACGGTCGCCGTCGCCACATGGTTGGTGGCACGAGCGTTCCACCCGGACCCCGACCCCGTGCAGGTGGGAGCCGCGGCTGTGTTCTCGTGGATCGTCGGTTTCGTGTTCCTCCCCGCCCCCGGCGGTGTCGGTGTGAGAGAGGCCGCGTTCGCCGCAGCGGCGGGCTCTGCTCTCGGCGCAGAGGCGGCTGCCGCCGTCGCGCTCTGCGCCCGCATGTGCTTCCTTGCAGCCGACCTGCTCGCTGCCGTCGCGGCACTGGCCCTGTCGGGGAGGGCGGGCTCGACGAGCAGGGGGGACGACAGAGCAGCGCGGTACGCCTCAGTGGCGAGGGACCCCATAGCGGCGAGGGACGCAACCGAAGTCGGGGAAGGCAGAGAAGACGGCACGGAAGATGAACCCGGCGGCGACACCACCGGAGGTAGCCTCCCCGGGCGCCCCGACACCGGCATGGCGGGAGACGCAGGGGAGGCGACCGCTCAGCCTGCCTCGCGCCACATGCAGAACATGGGCGGGGCTCCAGCCACCTCGAGCACCTCCACCACCTCGAAGCCGAAGCGTCCGTAGAAGGGGACGTTCTCCTCCTTGGACGACTCCAGGTAGGCGGGGAGGCCGTCGGCGTCGGCGAGTTCGAGGCCTCTTTCGACGAGCGCGGCGCCGAGCCCTCGACCTTGATGCGAGGGTCGCACACCGAGATGTGAGAGATGCCAGTGCGGTGTGTCGGGATGGGCGGACGACATGGCCGCGAAAAGGCGTGCCCCTGCGGGGATGCGTCGACCGATCCTCAGATACGACGGCAGCATCCGCAGCTCGTCCCGTAGCGTCGGCCAGCATCGCCCCGGAGGCGACCACGCGGCCGCAGCGTTCCTGTCGACGTCGGTGAACGTGTGGCCGAGCGGGACGAGCCTGTGTGTGAGGTCGATGCGGAAGATGCGCCGCAACATCCGTCTCCTCGTCTCCGGATCGGGGAAGAGCCACACCTGGATCGGGTCGTCTGAGAACGCTTCTGCCAGGGCGTCGGCCAGCGCCGCCACGTCGGTGGCGGAGGCGACCCGCAGAGATCTGCCTCCGTTCCATCCTTTGCCCTTCTGTGCGCCCACCGCCGTTCGATCTCCGAAAGTCGTCTCGACGTCCACGACAGATCGACCTGCCAGGACAGGCCCTCGCAAACATACGGCGGCGAGCCGCACGGGCGCCCGTCCTGACCACGGCGAGCCGAATCGCACGCTGGTATGCCGATCCGACGTTGGCCGCCGCCTCGCATGTCGGTCAACTCTCGCATGTCGGTCATTTGCGGAATACAGAAGTCCGACCCGGGTTTCTACTCGCCGGGTAGGCACGGGCCGGGAGGTGATTGACCTCCCTCAAGGTCCGTGACACGAAGCCGTGCGTGGAAGGACCGGTACCGCGAGACCGGACCACCCAAGCCGGCGACACCGCGAGACCGGACCACCTAAGCCAGCGACAGTGCGGAGGAGGGAGTATGGCGACCACCATCGTCGAACGCACGATTCCGTCCATCTCGGAGGCGGAGCCGGACACCACCTTGTCCCGACTGGTACGCGGAGTGGTCGCCGGAGAGATCTCCGGCGCAGTCTTCGCCCTCGTCACCGTCTGGTTCACCACCAGCATCGGCTTGACCGGCGATGCCGCGTTCCTCATGATGTCGACCATCGCCAAAGGCGGAGGGCAGGTCGACGCCTCGTCGGACGTGGCGACCGGCGTGCTCGTACACCTCGCACTCTCGGCGCTGTTCGGGG encodes:
- a CDS encoding N-acetyltransferase translates to MRLAAVCLRGPVLAGRSVVDVETTFGDRTAVGAQKGKGWNGGRSLRVASATDVAALADALAEAFSDDPIQVWLFPDPETRRRMLRRIFRIDLTHRLVPLGHTFTDVDRNAAAAWSPPGRCWPTLRDELRMLPSYLRIGRRIPAGARLFAAMSSAHPDTPHWHLSHLGVRPSHQGRGLGAALVERGLELADADGLPAYLESSKEENVPFYGRFGFEVVEVLEVAGAPPMFCMWREAG